A genomic stretch from Pectinophora gossypiella chromosome 13, ilPecGoss1.1, whole genome shotgun sequence includes:
- the LOC126371954 gene encoding uncharacterized protein LOC126371954, with product MAPLVSTEPDPPTVLLQAVADTAAAAKALASAAGVKKLELPQFFGNALQWLQFKRIFDYTKIHFSALDNITRLDNALRGPAREAVAALLMSTEDPDEVMRALEENFARPELIVFREVNNLKTLPKLGNELRELGILTNKSPALLEPVTCTHSSTTEVPLHL from the exons ATGGCCCCGCTCGTCTCAACGGAACCTGACCCACCAACCGTTCTTCTTCAAGCTGTAGCCGACACAGCGGCAGCCGCAAAGGCTCTGGCCTCTGCCGCCGGCGTTAAAAAGCTAGAGTTGCCACAATTCTTCGGCAACGCGTTGCAATGGTTGCAATTTAAACGTATTTTCGATTATACAAAGATACATTTTTCAGCTTTAGACAACATAACACGACTAGACAACGCACTTCGTGGGCCTGCACGTGAGGCCGTAGCGGCGCTGTTGATGTCGACGGAGGACCCCGACGAGGTCATGCGCGCTCTCGAGGAAAACTTTGCGCGCCCCGAACTCATCGTATTCAGGGAGGTGAACAACCTGAAAACATTGCCCAAACTAGGTAATGAATTACGTGAGCTAGGAATCCTCACTAACAAG TCTCCGGCCCTACTGGAACCTGTAACGTGTACGCACTCCTCGACGACGGAAGTACCGCTACACTTATAG
- the LOC126372002 gene encoding uncharacterized protein LOC126372002 encodes MDDLGLQPQSISRDKINSYSHLSDLIDFVTYENATPRVLIGAEHWHLSINREVRTGGKNDPVACLTALGWTLYGVASSRTKLIEFVNHTFVRYDDDSIETLLKEQYKLDSIGIKHTDTSLNKQDQRAVDILEATARRLPSGRFEVGMPWRDDVIRVPDSHPQALSRFLSLERRMSKEPEFAKAYTEFMNNMIDKGYAEECSPESYHVFHKKDCDNVRLYLPHFGVYHPQKQKVRVVHDAAARNEGISLNSLLIPGPDLLQPLLKILFRFREGLVAMTADIKEMFPQVRIREQDRDALRYLWRSDKSQPLKEFRMTWVIFGACCSPFVAQFIKNKNAREHAHQFPKAVDAILFSHYMDDYIDSQDDVNEAAHLAADIVKVHGAACFEMRGWISNKSEALKLVPEDLRAVQQVEVNLGESASFIRALGIAWYPSTDFIGFRTGLTETAPVKLTKRKVLSHIMRVYDPLGLLGPIVVQGRILFQQTWRTNVGWDTDLPQTEASKWSDWFRDLSKVTALKIPRWYSGAKGSEPSFRELHVFSDASELAYACVAYWRLLYPDGSIKVALIASKARVSPLRPISIPRLELQAALIASRLGVTIKDSHRKKSIRTYFWTDSMTVLQWLRNDARAFKPFVAHRLGEILENSSVENWRWVPTDLNVADDATRLRPINLDATHRWFSGPSFLLKSSEDWPSEPLHVPPVRDELKCPRNELVGLLTIGAVIPDPVTPPLDRFSDWVRLLRATARTHQAAALFKNCLATAHQRLRRLSTPATLPPLDADLMKAAERHVLRRIQLESFQNEIHLIVNSKPIPFEQPHFQTVALTGRGQAPALGWAN; translated from the coding sequence ATGGATGACTTAGGTCTACAGCCACAATCTATAAGTCGCGATAAGATAAATTCATACTCGCATTTAAGTGATTTAATTGACTTTGTCACGTACGAGAATGCCACTCCAAGGGTACTCATTGGAGCGGAACACTGGCATCTCTCAATAAACCGAGAGGTTCGGACCGGAGGGAAAAATGATCCCGTCGCTTGCCTGACAGCGCTTGGCTGGACACTGTATGGTGTTGCTTCCTCCCGAACAAAACTCATTGAATTTGTAAACCACACCTTTGTGAGGTACGATGACGACAGTATTGAAACTCTATTAAAGGAACAATATAAACTTGACTCCATAGGTATAAAACATACAGACACATCGCTCAACAAACAGGATCAACGCGCAGTCGACATTTTAGAGGCGACTGCTAGGCGGCTACCCTCTGGTCGTTTTGAAGTAGGTATGCCTTGGCGCGACGACGTTATACGCGTCCCTGACAGTCACCCCCAAGCGTTGTCTCGTTTTTTAAGTTTGGAGCGTCGTATGTCCAAAGAGCCTGAGTTCGCTAAGGCATACACCGAGTTCATGAATAACATGATTGACAAGGGTTACGCAGAGGAGTGTTCTCCAGAGTCTTACCacgtttttcataaaaaagacTGTGACAACGTGCGGCTTTATCTCCCACATTTTGGCGTATACCATCCTCAAAAACAAAAGGTTAGGGTTGTGCACGACGCAGCAGCTAGAAACGAGGGTATAAGTTTAAATTCCCTGCTGATCCCTGGTCCTGATCTACTACAACCTCttctcaaaattttatttcGGTTTCGGGAAGGCCTCGTTGCGATGACAGCCGACATTAAGGAAATGTTTCCTCAAGTTCGGATAAGGGAACAGGACAGAGACGCTCTTCGATACTTGTGGAGGTCAGACAAATCACAACCCCTTAAAGAGTTTAGGATGACATGGGTGATATTCGGTGCGTGCTGTAGCCCCTTTGTAGCacagtttataaaaaacaaaaatgctcGCGAACATGCTCACCAGTTCCCTAAAGCCGTAGACGCCATCTTGTTCAGTCATTATATGGACGACTACATCGATTCTCAAGATGACGTAAACGAGGCCGCCCATTTAGCTGCGGACATAGTCAAGGTGCATGGTGCAGCCTGTTTCGAGATGCGAGGATGGATCTCCAATAAGTCAGAGGCACTTAAGCTTGTCCCCGAGGACTTGAGAGCTGTCCAACAAGTGGAGGTTAATCTTGGTGAGTCAGCTAGTTTCATACGAGCTTTAGGCATAGCGTGGTACCCCAGCACAGATTTTATAGGGTTTCGCACGGGTTTGACTGAAACGGCGCCAGTCAAATTGACTAAGAGGAAGGTTTTGTCTCACATAATGCGCGTTTATGACCCTTTAGGTTTGTTAGGGCCCATTGTTGTACAAGGGCGAATACTTTTTCAACAAACTTGGCGGACTAACGTCGGCTGGGACACCGACCTTCCCCAAACTGAGGCATCAAAGTGGTCTGATTGGTTTCGAGACCTGTCTAAAGTCACGGCGTTAAAGATTCCGCGTTGGTATTCGGGCGCAAAGGGATCTGAACCCTCTTTTAGAGAGCTGCATGTTTTTTCCGACGCGAGCGAGCTCGCCTATGCCTGTGTTGCTTACTGGCGTTTACTTTACCCCGACGGAAGCATCAAGGTCGCTCTCATAGCGAGCAAAGCCAGAGTTTCCCCATTAAGACCGATTTCGATTCCACGCTTGGAACTGCAGGCCGCTTTGATAGCCTCACGGCTTGGGGTCACCATCAAGGACAGTCATCGCAAAAAATCTATCcgtacttatttttggactgaCTCAATGACTGTCCTTCAGTGGTTACGTAACGACGCACGAGCCTTTAAACCTTTCGTTGCCCATCGGCTTGGAGAGATTTTAGAAAATTCGTCAGTCGAAAATTGGCGATGGGTACCGACAGATTTGAACGTGGCCGATGATGCAACGAGGTTGCGCCCTATAAATTTGGACGCTACCCATAGGTGGTTTAGCGGTCCCTCATTTCTTTTGAAATCTTCGGAGGACTGGCCCTCAGAGCCATTGCATGTCCCACCAGTTCGAGACGAGTTGAAATGTCCGCGGAACGAATTGGTGGGATTACTCACGATAGGCGCGGTCATTCCCGACCCAGTCACACCTCCTTTGGACCGTTTTAGTGACTGGGTGCGCTTGTTGCGTGCCACAGCACGAACGCATCAAGCCGCGGCTTTGTTTAAAAACTGTTTGGCTACCGCTCATCAACGTCTCCGCCGCTTGTCCACGCCCGCCACGCTGCCGCCTCTCGATGCCGATCTCATGAAAGCCGCAGAAAGGCATGTTTTACGACGGATCCAACTCGAGTCATTCCAGAACGAAATCCACCTTATCGTCAACTCGAAGCCAATCCCATTCGAGCAGCCGCATTTCCAAACTGTCGCCCTCACTGGGAGAGGACAAGCTCCTGCACTTGGCTGGGCGAATTAA